One genomic segment of Gammaproteobacteria bacterium includes these proteins:
- a CDS encoding acetate/propionate family kinase, which yields MLILTINAGSSSLRLNLFEQSGVERVRLAAAHYDDNEASRLSDFLASIDIIQIGRVVHRVVHGGAELTTPTLINARVEKEIERLIPLAPLHNPIALRWIRVCRELLGEKIPQVALFDSGFYQSLPDVARHYALPRQLSERYGIRRYGFHGLAHRAMWLRWCEIKPALTRGGRVISIQLGSGCSITAIRDGRVVDTSMGFSPLEGLVMATRSGDLDPGVVLFLQREAGLDVRAVEQLLSEESGLLGVSGCSGDMRELLASNSPDAQLAVDLYCYRIRKYIGAYLAVLGGVDGVLIGGGVGENSARVRAEIISEMAWLGITLQVSSNEQRGGGERCISLPESASEVWVIAVDEASVMVEEALTVFESA from the coding sequence ATGCTGATTTTAACCATAAATGCCGGTAGCTCTTCACTACGTTTGAATCTATTTGAGCAGTCAGGCGTGGAGCGGGTGAGGCTGGCTGCGGCTCACTATGATGACAATGAAGCTTCACGATTAAGTGACTTTTTAGCTTCGATTGATATTATTCAGATCGGTCGGGTGGTGCACCGTGTGGTTCATGGCGGTGCAGAACTAACGACACCGACACTGATTAATGCTCGGGTAGAAAAAGAGATTGAACGACTGATTCCGCTGGCACCCCTGCATAACCCTATCGCTTTACGTTGGATAAGGGTTTGCCGTGAGCTGTTGGGTGAAAAAATCCCTCAGGTGGCTCTATTTGATAGCGGTTTTTATCAATCTCTGCCGGATGTGGCGCGTCACTACGCATTGCCACGCCAGTTGAGTGAGCGTTATGGGATTCGTCGCTATGGTTTCCATGGTCTTGCCCACCGAGCGATGTGGTTGCGCTGGTGTGAAATCAAGCCTGCATTGACGAGAGGCGGCCGGGTCATCTCGATACAGTTAGGTTCTGGTTGCTCTATCACAGCGATTAGAGATGGGCGGGTGGTTGATACCTCTATGGGCTTTTCACCGCTTGAGGGCTTGGTGATGGCAACCCGTTCGGGGGATCTTGATCCGGGGGTTGTACTGTTTTTGCAGCGTGAGGCGGGCTTGGATGTGCGGGCAGTTGAGCAGCTATTGTCTGAAGAGAGTGGCCTGTTAGGGGTATCAGGTTGCAGCGGTGATATGCGCGAATTACTGGCATCGAATAGCCCGGATGCACAGTTAGCGGTTGATCTTTACTGCTACCGCATCCGTAAATACATCGGTGCTTATCTGGCTGTGCTGGGGGGCGTGGATGGGGTGTTGATTGGCGGTGGTGTGGGTGAAAACAGTGCACGGGTGAGAGCTGAAATTATCAGTGAAATGGCGTGGCTGGGTATCACTTTGCAGGTGAGCTCCAATGAGCAGAGAGGCGGGGGTGAGCGTTGTATCAGCCTGCCAGAAAGCGCAAGTGAAGTGTGGGTGATTGCTGTGGATGAGGCGAGTGTAATGGTCGAAGAGGCATTGACGGTGTTTGAGAGTGCCTGA
- the htpX gene encoding protease HtpX, with protein sequence MKRILLFLATNLAIILILSITLRLLGVDSILAQNGTLNLNSLLIFSAVFGFGGSFISLAISKWMAKRATGAQVITQPSNEMEKWLVDTVACQAQQAGIGMPEVAIYDSPEVNAFATGMSRNKALVAVSTGLLNNMSRDEAEAVMAHEVSHVANGDMVTLALIQGVVNTFVIFFARIIGYFVDRVILKNENGHGIGFFIASFIAEIILGILASTIVMWFSRQREFRADNGGAALAGREKMIAALERLQLQSGQPSQLPEQMAAFGISGGLATGLKRLFMTHPPLEERIASLKAMR encoded by the coding sequence ATGAAGCGCATATTGTTATTTCTGGCAACTAACCTTGCTATTATTCTTATTTTGAGCATCACGCTTCGCCTGCTCGGTGTCGACTCCATCCTGGCTCAGAATGGCACTCTCAACCTGAATTCGTTGTTGATCTTCTCTGCGGTGTTTGGCTTTGGTGGCTCCTTCATCTCCCTGGCTATCTCCAAGTGGATGGCTAAACGGGCCACGGGTGCTCAGGTGATCACCCAGCCCAGTAATGAGATGGAAAAATGGCTGGTTGATACCGTTGCGTGTCAGGCACAGCAAGCGGGCATCGGTATGCCAGAGGTGGCGATATACGACTCACCAGAAGTGAATGCCTTTGCCACGGGAATGTCACGCAACAAAGCACTGGTAGCGGTGAGCACAGGCCTGCTCAATAACATGAGTCGTGATGAAGCTGAAGCCGTTATGGCACATGAGGTGAGTCATGTGGCGAATGGTGACATGGTTACACTCGCACTGATTCAGGGTGTGGTTAATACCTTTGTTATCTTCTTTGCCCGGATCATCGGTTACTTTGTTGATCGAGTCATTTTGAAAAATGAAAATGGTCACGGAATTGGTTTTTTTATCGCTTCATTTATTGCCGAAATTATTCTCGGTATTTTGGCCAGCACCATTGTTATGTGGTTCAGCCGACAGCGTGAATTTCGTGCCGATAATGGCGGGGCCGCGCTGGCGGGGCGTGAAAAAATGATCGCGGCACTGGAGCGTTTGCAGTTGCAGTCTGGGCAGCCCTCGCAACTGCCAGAGCAGATGGCGGCATTCGGTATCTCTGGTGGCTTGGCGACAGGTTTGAAGAGGTTGTTTATGACCCACCCACCACTGGAAGAGCGGATTGCCAGCCTGAAAGCGATGCGTTGA